The sequence TAGGCCAAGAACGTCCAGCTTCCTCGACGCCTGTTGGCAGGATCGAGGTCCCTGGCCTGGTGGTAAGCGAGCGGTCCGAGTTTCGACTCGGGCCGCTTTTTTTGCGCGCCCTCAATTCTGCTGAAACCAATCTGGTTTGTGGCGAGTTAGCCAGATAACGTTGACCTCGGCGAAGGAATTGCGCGAGAATTCCCTTTCTCTGCGACATTGTCCTCCAGGAGAACTGCGATGAGCGCCGCCAGCGAGCCGACGACCGGTTCGATTGATCCCCCACAATCGACGCAACCGCCGCGCGGTAAGCGGTCAAAACCGGTTTTCGTACCATTTCTTAAGACCGTCGTCCCCTGGCTGAGCGGATTGTTCCTCTTCGCGGTGACGATCACGGTCTTGGATTGGGGCTTCGGCTGGAACTTGCAGGTCGTCTCACGAGCCCGAACCGTATTTGCAGCCGTTTATGTGACCAACCTGATTCGGTACGTGGTTGCCGCTGGAGGGGCGTTTCTGCTGTTTTACGTCGTTTTGCGACGAATCGGCTGGGTGACGCCAATCCAAAAGAAGTTGGCCGCTGCACCGGACATGCGGCGCGAGATTTTCTACAGCATCGCGTCGCTGGCGGTCTTTGCTGGCGTTGGCGTCATCGTTTACTTAGGCAAGGTCGCCGGCGTCTTGCAATTCTACTACGGCGGCAATCCACTGACCGACTACTACTTCTGGTTCTCGGTGGTGGCGATGATCTTGATTCATGACGCCTGGTTTTATTGGTCGCATCGCTTGCTGCACACCAAGTTGTTGTACGCCAAGGTGCATCGCATCCATCACCTGAGTCACAATCCTACGCCTTGGGCCGCTTTCGCATTTCATCCGATCGAAGCGTTTGTCCAAGCGATCATTTTGCCGCTGGCGGCGATCGTTTTGCCGATGCATCCGCTGACGGTCGTGTTCTGGATGCTGTACATGACCGGAATGAATGTGTTCGGGCACCTGGGGTTTGAGCTGTTTCCCCACTGGTTTCTCCGTAGCCGTTGGTCGCGTTGGCATAACACCGGGGTTCACCACAACATGCATCATCGCTGCGTCAGTTCCAACTTCGGTCTCTACTTCAATTTCTGGGATCTTTGGTTCGGCACCAATCATCCAGACTATTACGCCGAGTTTGAGCGAGTGACCGCGGCTTGCGCAAAAGACGCGAGCGACGAGCCGAATTGATTCCCGCAGAAAACTTCGTCGTGATCCCCCTTTTTCTGGAAATATCTCTAGCCCCCTATTTGTATGGAATCTCGCTATTCCTATATTAGGGCCTGGGTATGATGTCGTCATGCCCCAGATTGGGGCGTTCAAAACTTGGTGAGCGCCTTGGTCGCCAACCGAGCAAGTCGCGGATCGGACGATTGCGACGCTTGTTCGAGAGCCGCTTTCGCCGAAGCGGTTCGCACGCCAATTTGATCAATCGCCCAGACCGCTTTTTGCTGAACGGCTGTCGTTTGATCGCTTGTTATCGCGACTAGCAAGGCAGGTGCTTGTCGCTCGGCGGATGGACCGATGCGGCCCAATAATGTGGCCGCCCAATAACGGACGTCCGTCGCGGATGAACTCATTAACTGGGAAAGGGCGGAGGCATCCTCCGTCGCCGGAGTTTCCAACGCTTCCAGTGCGCCGACTGCCGATTCTCGAACCGTTTCCTCGGGATCAGCCGTCAGTCGACACAACGGAACCGCGGCGCTTCGCAACTCGGGTCCGATTTTCGCCAATTGTTCACACGCGTTCCGACGGACGGAAACGTCCTCGCTATTGAGGTGATCGATTAGCTGCGAGAGATCGGGCGCCATTGCAGTTTCCTTTTATCCAGGACAGGGGTAAGGGGACGCACCCAGTTCCTTATCGAGAGGAGTTTTCTCCGTGACGACGGACGCTGCCCATCAATATAGCCAAGCTGCCAAAATCAACGAACTGATCTCTCGTCTCGATCTCGCGCAGAGTGAGCTTGGCGGAACTGTCGCCAACTTGCTTGATGCAATCGCTGCCGGGCCCGGAGAGGCGGTTTTGCTCGCCGAAGTCGATTCTCGCTGGACGTTGATTGCTGCGATCGACCGCGTCGGCACGATTTTGCCGGCGCTCGACAACGCATTTGCCCTCGATGATTTCGCCTTGCTTGAGACGGTTCATCCTGACGATGTCTTGCGAGTCGCGACGACTGTCAAAGAGTCGCTAACCGAGCAGCGACCGTTTGACTTGCAATTTCGCGTTCGTCGCCGCGATGGCGATTGGCGGTTTGTGCGGGACCAAGGTCAAGTCATCGTCGACCGACGGACGCGTCCCCAGGCGGTTGTGCATCGCCTGACGCAAATCCCAGCCTCGACGGCGTCCGATTTTGGCGACGAAGCGAAGACGCTGCGCGAGCTGATTCGCCAACTCGAAACTGAACAGCGGATGACCGCCTGTGAGATTCACGATGGTTTCGTTCAATTGGCGACCGGCGCGTTGATGCACCTGGAAGCGTCGGACATCGTCAACGAAGAGACGTGTCAGGCGAAGCGTCTATTACGCGAGGCGCTGGGTGAAGCGCGACGCTTGATGGGAGGGTTACAGCCTTCTGGTTTAGAAGAAGCCGGAGTGCCGGCGGCGATTGACGATTTTTTGGCGACGGCCAACGGCTTTATCGACATTCCGGTTGCGCTGCATCTCGACGCCCAGTTTCCCCGGCTAACGCCAACAGAAGAATCGACTCTGTTCCGCATCTTGCAGGAAGCGATCAACAACGCCTGCAAACATAGCCAGTCCGAGCGGATTCGCGTCCGTTTGCGCTATCTCGACGGCATCGTGGACGCCGAAGTTCGCGACTGGGGACGTGGTTTTGAATGCGAAGAAACGAGCCATGGTGGGTTTGGCATGAGTAGCATGCGTCAGCGTGCGAAACTGCTTGGCGGCCGCATCCAAGTCACTAGCGCGCCTGGCGAAGGGACGATCATACGGTTCCGCTTTGAAGCGACCCGCTAGTTGGCCTGCTGGGCGTCACGATAGATTTGGTCGATCACTTCGTTGACGCGTAGGCCAGTTTCTCCACTTGCCCGGGGGTCGCGTCCTTCGCTGACCGCCGCGACAAAGTCGGCGATTAGCGGAACGTTGAAATTGGCGTTGGGGGCATGGTGCTCGACCTGGTCTCCCATCTCGTTGCGGATGATGAGCCGGCCCGAGTTGAGCGGCCCCAGGTCGGCGATGCCTTTCGTCCCGATTACGACAAACGAGTCGGGATCTTGCCCGGCGTCGAACAGGCAAGTGACGCTCGCCTGCAGACCGCCAGCGAATTGCAGTACGAAGTTGGCGACATTTTCCACTTCGTGCGTCGATTTTCGCGAGCAAACTTCGCGGACATCAACTACGTCGCCAAACAGTCGCAGCAAGACGTCGATACGATGACTGCCGACATCCATGATCGGGCCTCCGCCTCCTTCGTTCATGGCGACGCGCCACGGAAGCGATCCATCCTCATTCGGCACAATCGGGGCCGAGCAGGCGATTTGCACGGCCAGGATCTCTCCCAATTGGCCCGACTTGATCAACTCGGCAAGGCGCGCCAGCGCCGGATAAAAGGGGCGATAGT is a genomic window of Blastopirellula retiformator containing:
- a CDS encoding sterol desaturase family protein is translated as MSAASEPTTGSIDPPQSTQPPRGKRSKPVFVPFLKTVVPWLSGLFLFAVTITVLDWGFGWNLQVVSRARTVFAAVYVTNLIRYVVAAGGAFLLFYVVLRRIGWVTPIQKKLAAAPDMRREIFYSIASLAVFAGVGVIVYLGKVAGVLQFYYGGNPLTDYYFWFSVVAMILIHDAWFYWSHRLLHTKLLYAKVHRIHHLSHNPTPWAAFAFHPIEAFVQAIILPLAAIVLPMHPLTVVFWMLYMTGMNVFGHLGFELFPHWFLRSRWSRWHNTGVHHNMHHRCVSSNFGLYFNFWDLWFGTNHPDYYAEFERVTAACAKDASDEPN
- a CDS encoding HEAT repeat domain-containing protein, which encodes MAPDLSQLIDHLNSEDVSVRRNACEQLAKIGPELRSAAVPLCRLTADPEETVRESAVGALEALETPATEDASALSQLMSSSATDVRYWAATLLGRIGPSAERQAPALLVAITSDQTTAVQQKAVWAIDQIGVRTASAKAALEQASQSSDPRLARLATKALTKF
- a CDS encoding sensor histidine kinase; its protein translation is MTTDAAHQYSQAAKINELISRLDLAQSELGGTVANLLDAIAAGPGEAVLLAEVDSRWTLIAAIDRVGTILPALDNAFALDDFALLETVHPDDVLRVATTVKESLTEQRPFDLQFRVRRRDGDWRFVRDQGQVIVDRRTRPQAVVHRLTQIPASTASDFGDEAKTLRELIRQLETEQRMTACEIHDGFVQLATGALMHLEASDIVNEETCQAKRLLREALGEARRLMGGLQPSGLEEAGVPAAIDDFLATANGFIDIPVALHLDAQFPRLTPTEESTLFRILQEAINNACKHSQSERIRVRLRYLDGIVDAEVRDWGRGFECEETSHGGFGMSSMRQRAKLLGGRIQVTSAPGEGTIIRFRFEATR
- a CDS encoding Gfo/Idh/MocA family protein, yielding MRWGILGCGDVVRKRVAAAIQAVDGCQLLAVCRRDPDALQQFCAGFSVPHGYPSADQLLANADIDAVYIATPVALHLPQTLAALAAGKHVLVEKPMALDPQECRLMIDAAKEVKRTLGVAYYRPFYPALARLAELIKSGQLGEILAVQIACSAPIVPNEDGSLPWRVAMNEGGGGPIMDVGSHRIDVLLRLFGDVVDVREVCSRKSTHEVENVANFVLQFAGGLQASVTCLFDAGQDPDSFVVIGTKGIADLGPLNSGRLIIRNEMGDQVEHHAPNANFNVPLIADFVAAVSEGRDPRASGETGLRVNEVIDQIYRDAQQAN